The DNA window TAAAGGAGCTAAAACCAATTGGGTCATGCATGAATATAGACTTGATGGCAAATTCTCAATCCAAAATCTCCCTAAAACTGCCAAGGTAAATCATTAATTCACTTTCTTAagaatgattatatgaatcaACTTGTTAATGGAGGTTTTATTTTTTGGCAGAATGAATGGGTGATTTGCAGGGTATTTCAAAAGAGTTCAGATGGGAAAAAAATTCCTATTTCAAGCCTGGTTAAGGCTAGTTGTTTAAGCAATGAATTAGGTCCTGCTACTGGTTTACCACCATTAATGGATTCTTCACCATACAATGGCCGCAAAAGCGAACCTGTTTTCGCCGATTCAAGATACGTGCCCTGCTTCTCCAATCCTATCGGTTCTCAAACAAACCAACAAATCACGATCGATCACAATTTCAATTATCGCACTCTTCACGTTTCGTCGAATCCTTGTCACGTTCTCCCGCAAAACCCGTTCTACGCTGCTGAGTTTGAATCCCTTGGTTCGGTGCAAGAACAGTCGATGTTGAGGACTTTGATTGAAAACCATGGATCGAAGGTTCAAGCGGAGAGGGAGATTGTTAGAAAACCAGAAATGTTATCTGTTGTATCGACTCTGGAGAGTGGAAAGAAGCCATTTGATGATCAACATgcaccttcttcttcttcagctGGACCAGTGGATCTTGATTGTTTTTGGCATTACTgaatttaagggaaaaaaaacaTTCGATGGATTGAAACGAAAATGTATAAACTTAGAAGATTAAGCTTTCATGTTGCTGTTATTGTTTGGAAAAGATGGTGAGTTGAATCGTTGTATAGATTTTTCTTAATCGAAactttttttcttgttttggaaaattgGAGCATAATGGgatgaaattaattgtaatttttatacaTTCTGTGCAACTTAAAAATAACGAGGGGCTTGAGATTGTTGATGTGCGAAAAACATTGGAAAAACAGAGAGAAAGTGAATTAAAGCCTAACCAGGGGATGCTatagaatataatattaaaaagcatataaaaaacaaaattgaataaaagaacggtgatttttaacttattaattataaaatcaatCTCGGTAAGAGTAGTATGCAAATATTTATATTACAAGTTGGATggtattttgttcattttatttaaaaaaataaatcgatTAATCCCTATATATTGAAAAAATAGGTATATTAGCCCGATGAAACTCTTGTTAAAAATTACCGAATCATTAATTTCGTAATTCATTAACTcctttatattttgttaaattagtTCGACCAAGTACAATTGGGATGTATGAGTATTTAATCTcaccaaaataattattttgtactcTTTTTTAGTTTTATCATGTTCAGTTGCTATGTGTTTATATCTTTTGTGAGTTTTAtccgtttcttttatatttttcatttattaatataattataaattgtaaTTGTTTCaacatataatattaataaatagaaaaattatgttaGGTTAAAATAATAGAGGATTTTTAGGCACGTG is part of the Gossypium hirsutum isolate 1008001.06 chromosome D11, Gossypium_hirsutum_v2.1, whole genome shotgun sequence genome and encodes:
- the LOC107912127 gene encoding NAC domain-containing protein 100, with translation MANIGEEDDKMDLPPGFRFHPTDEELIHQYLYKKVLGINFSSIAIEEVDLNKSEPWDLPWKAKMGEKEWYFFCVRDRKYPTGLRTNRATDSGYWKATGKDKEIYMGKSLVGMKKTLVFYQGRAPKGAKTNWVMHEYRLDGKFSIQNLPKTAKNEWVICRVFQKSSDGKKIPISSLVKASCLSNELGPATGLPPLMDSSPYNGRKSEPVFADSRYVPCFSNPIGSQTNQQITIDHNFNYRTLHVSSNPCHVLPQNPFYAAEFESLGSVQEQSMLRTLIENHGSKVQAEREIVRKPEMLSVVSTLESGKKPFDDQHAPSSSSAGPVDLDCFWHY